In one Leishmania major strain Friedlin complete genome, chromosome 21 genomic region, the following are encoded:
- the CRK1 gene encoding cell division protein kinase 2, producing MTSRYERQEKIGEGTYGVVYKARDTSTSATVALKRIRLDSEEEGVPCTAIREISLLKELRHENIVKLLDVCHSEHRLTIVFEYLDLDLKKYLDRENGNLDAATIQHFMRDLLRGVAFCHQRSVLHRDLKPQNLLISREKELKLGDFGLGRSFAIPVRKFTNEVVTLWYRPPDVLLGSMQYGPPVDVWSVGCIFSEMATGTPLFAGKNDADQLMRIFRFLGTPNNRVWPSMNQYPNSNNMLSQPEFLQNFEPEWSNVLGSVPGYEKLGCAGVDLLEKLLRYEPSERITAADALNHPYFSLQF from the coding sequence ATGACCAGCCGGTACGAGCGGCAGGAGAAGATCGGCGAGGGCACCTACGGCGTGGTGTACAAGGCCCGAGACACGTCCACTTCCGCGACGGTCGCGTTGAAGCGCATTCGGCTTGactcggaggaggagggcgtgccgTGTACCGCCATTCGCGAGATTtcgctgctgaaggagctgcgaCATGAGAACATCGTGAAGCTGCTGGACGTGTGCCACAGCGAGCACCGTCTGACGATCGTCTTCGAGTATTTAGACCTAGACTTGAAGAAGTATCTCGACCGCGAGAACGGCAACCTCGATGCGGCGACAATTCAGCACTTTATGCGcgacctgctgcgcggcgtcgccttcTGCCACCAGCGCAGTGTCCTGCATCGCGACCTGAAGCCGCAGAATCTTCTCATCTCGCGCGAGAAAGAGCTGAAGCTAGGCGACTTCGGTCTCGGTCGTTCCTTCGCCATCCCAGTGCGCAAATTCACGAACGAGGTGGTGACGCTGTGGTACCGACCGCCCGACGTTCTGCTCGGCTCGATGCAGTACGGTCCGCCGGTGGACGTGTGGTCTGTGGGGTGCATCTTCTCCGAGATGGCCACCGGGACGCCGCTCTTCGCCGGGAAGAACGATGCCGACCAGCTCATGCGGATCTTCCGCTTCCTAGGCACACCGAACAACCGGGTTTGGCCCTCCATGAACCAGTACCCGAACTCGAACAACATGCTGTCGCAGCCGGAGTTTTTGCAGAACTTCGAGCCGGAATGGAGCAACGTGCTCGGCTCCGTGCCTGGGTACGAGAAGCTTGGTTGTGCTGGTGTCGATCTGCTAGAAAAGTTGCTACGCTACGAGCCGTCGGAGCGCATTacggcggcagacgcgtTGAATCACCCGTACTTTAGCCTCCAGTTTTAG
- a CDS encoding putative 60S ribosomal protein L9: MVKVKSLCTLQIPEGVTVDVKGRKVTVTGKRGTLTKDLTHLQLDLRVDKKNRTFTVIRWFGSKIPIACLNTTKAHVQNMITGVTKGYRFKVRCAYAHFPINVSVDGQNIEVRNFLGEKRVRRQLVPNTVKVSQTDPSKVKDEIVFDGNDLEQVSREAAVLHQMCLVKKKDIRKFLDGIYVQTKTNIEGME, encoded by the coding sequence ATGGTGAAGGTCAAGAGCCTCTGCACCCTGCAGATCCCGGAGGGTGTGACCGTCGATGTGAAGGGCCGCAAGGTCACTGTCACGGGTAAGCGCGGCACCCTCACGAAGGACCTgacgcacctgcagctggacTTGCGCGTGGACAAAAAGAATCGCACCTTCACGGTGATTCGCTGGTTCGGCTCCAAGATCCCGATCGCGTGCCTGAACACCACcaaggcgcacgtgcagaaCATGATCACTGGCGTGACGAAGGGCTACCGCTTCAAGGTGCGCTGCGCCTACGCTCACTTTCCGATCAACGTCTCTGTGGATGGTCAGAACATCGAGGTCCGCAACTTCCTTGGTGagaagcgcgtgcgccgccagctggtGCCCAACACCGTGAAGGTGAGCCAGACCGACCCGTCCAAGGTCAAGGATGAGATCGTCTTCGACGGCAACGACCTGGAGCAGGTGTCTCGCgaggccgccgtgctgcaccAGATGTGCCTGGTCAAGAAGAAGGATATCCGTAAGTTCCTTGACGGTATCTACGTCCAGACCAAGACCAACATTGAGGGTATGGAATAG
- a CDS encoding putative kinesin, whose protein sequence is MGRGAAQAAYRDDGHIFVCVRIRNVPQNTACLTNNGAAATNTRASTVARKSVLREAQRICVSVVENVVVMHDPASIDDAPTVAKDGNNVVQLLTDRANHAGAARHSRKTAGGGGAAAGASGTSSRRTVGGARATTAGAARLVSTSTASYYECDHCIASMEESQLLEMPLIRTSDFLQPPPYGTQEEVYQRTAMHAVKAAIDGINSCVFAYGQTGSGKTYTLFGDTTNIRRDAGVVPRTLDDLFGRLEAVKQSYRSDKVTDYSYLVHLSFYEIYQNEVYCLFSRQGPLRVQFVRDLTGKKETMIIHDLQQQTVTSAEKAYPMIEMGLRRRQTAETGMNAHSSRSHAILQIRVAQYRTNPDARETVEHQATINLVDLAGSERQKTANTSGTNRAEGIQINQSLATLARVINDIASGARFVNYRDSLLTMVLKDNLGGNSKTFMIANISPIAFSYQESCATLTYAKDVRKVRNRPMVNKTFQTRANLLEQNTMLKQENEKLKVQMEMWVRSLQSGNPHASVTDMVDLLRVRGGGTAEAGDHLLLSPPRSMAQVVEAEQRRAAGVPLAAAGCNEAFLTAISSGLTAPLLISSHRKYTSVAGIGGSCIEGGTVRVSALVKETMEFPLSHVLHPLPTMAAGDTSHTTDEDSHGAQKRHITIPMNADASSLGCASGEATQRSDAAGEAAATAGEVMGLGSLVLERVAQRSCEQRYYVHFKPPTTAEGLSRLIDVQVNGKSIGAKGRRELHHGDVVCAYLEDAAKMEAAAASACLHTQSLISFHYVDLNTLSRGANASMTGMTSATLGQIAVSVDLPADMENLTLEGIKQLQRDNAKLLDMVRQQAETIDYQCAHASTSMMQAEDLLGGISPVGSPGSGSPNPRSLEPSISASPPPETHKMAVALEAFRRVSVSPSIRGGSVMPADLEADELLRRAATQSESKQRLDNAVRENQKLHRTVVSRNATLDALARRLAELEAGGPLNSLNSPSPSSSLASSSSNTSRSADRGDNSETLAGRRADSGEDDTDMSRRTGGNRGSLTCVSSPSQMRAVSAQRRGEEIVETDEDDEPRPEPIGDGQRRIVYENAEGARERYQAVVREREQFDRILELEALIGELRERISELESRLRFSKDETLEQQMFREQAEAERDALLEELANARCENSALRRENVSLEGFLARDEQALADAARLADEELERQTAVLADRIKALKALSRMWKQRTMKYIAMGYGAGSDDKHVGSAGAAHLEAIPWDDLRAAETAAIAKRRLGGGDADACPIDVAQAIDDFEKSTTEDNVRALEYALLNFEQENQRLLDEIRRIKAELDGFKGLVGRLRAEKAEAEKTLADATDSTEEERRRMQQLLRNTNAQLEEAEENLKRTQARLDDAVEMRESNKRKAVRNNELLLSQQKRTIEELETELCRLRRDHAAKEEELTNLTRYMQGRDALGGDGVAKSCELRSRIEELVSDSMEEYDAPNGYSVFPAGFEFSDEMVSLIRICLRILLDRLKMELYVLNAQSVHKYQLLIHAVKARTEAHFHTFMHQLRDAVSQMSGRMLRPGSKWGLSESDVLSTLVDHRRRQVGDALSGLLIWYDHWDNAPKTEHVAYMELIRNADCIMQMARLVRRESLLNTNATSTSLMPIPGKSGTSDTSLLPESSRRNDKTVKGSCKILSRLASSTRQSNLARAVNQFSATPSRATITGREDVVGATPCPVEQGATPFSRSATVAALALSQSMIPFSRTATGTHTSGHQPPSAANLESCSLFSRCPSGFPRVSATTVTATGLSPRPNPSTVTPMRPIKQATSGGAATPAAVLATGASPAALTAAARANYSRMASAGVLPVLEADVAYVANTDVAEAVSISTYNFSRRMSSAAGAGEGAAADKGESVRRPNHLFSRCQTAIPHTSDSVQQQQQRALRRQNSATPASPKAHSSAGATGTRRQVSRAKATEAFARSKTHYTVPKSTATLGRPSRRRSGVRVSTNSSTRSAGSLGGGSLHARPSSSQHNATRRSALYSIPTAEQARGSGKGCASMLSSNATTKPSAAEISLYNLDVMKSLRERSTSDVNRQVTTDSKPSSTSNRVDLTNISSVQPRKGMVQRASSSTGTRVSAGHDTTPVVPRLDFGALEGKH, encoded by the coding sequence ATGGGTCGTGGTGCAGCACAAGCGGCGTACCGTGATGACGGGCAcatctttgtgtgtgtgcgcatccGCAATGTGCCACAGAACACGGCTTGCTTAACCAATaacggcgctgctgcgacgaaCACCCGCGCCTCCACGGTCGCGCGCAAGTCagtgctgcgcgaggcgcagcggatTTGCGTGTCTGTGGTGGAAAATGTGGTGGTGATGCATGACCCCGCGTCGATCGACGACGCCCCCACTGTCGCGAAGGACGGCAACAacgtcgtgcagctgctgacCGACCGCGCGAAtcacgctggcgctgctcgaCACTCTCGCAAAactgctggtggtggcggcgctgctgccggcgcgtcTGGCACCAGCTCCCGCCGGACCGTAGGTGGCGCTCGCGCTACcactgccggcgccgcccgcctcgtgtccaccagcaccgccagctaCTACGAGTGTGACCATTGCATCGCATCGATGGAGgagtcgcagctgctggagatgCCGTTGATTCGCACAAGTGACTTCCttcagccgccgccgtacgggacgcaggaggaggtgtaCCAGCGCACCGCGATGCACGCCGTCAAGGCCGCCATAGACGGCATCAATTCGTGTGTCTTCGCCTACGGTCAGACGGGCAGTGGCAAGACCTACACGCTCTTCGGCGACACGACGAACATTCGCCgtgacgccggcgtcgtgcCGCGCACTCTGGACGACTTGTTTGGCCGcctggaggcggtgaagcAGTCGTACCGGAGCGACAAGGTGACCGACTACTCGTACCTTGTGCACCTCTCCTTCTACGAGATCTACCAGAACGAGGTTTAttgcctcttctctcgccaGGGCCCACTGCGTGTGCAGTTCGTCCGAGATCTGACGGGGAAGAAGGAGACGATGATCATCCAcgacctgcagcagcagaccgTGACCTCGGCCGAGAAGGCATACCCGATGATCGAGATGGGtctgcgccggcggcagaCCGCCGAGACGGGCATGAATGCACACAGCAGTCGCAGCCACGCCATTCTGCAGATCCGCGTCGCCCAGTACCGCACCAACCCCGACGCGCGAGAGACTGTGGAGCACCAGGCGACGATCAATCTGGTGGACCTCGCTGGCAGCGAGCGGCAAAAGACGGCGAACACAAGCGGGACGAACCGTGCGGAGGGCATTCAGATTAACCAGTCACTCGCCACACTGGCGCGCGTCATCAACGACATCGCGAGCGGGGCGAGGTTTGTGAACTACCGCGACTCGTTGCTGACGATGGTGCTCAAGGACAACCTTGGTGGCAACAGCAAGACGTTTATGATCGCCAACATCTCGCCCATCGCCTTCAGCTACCAGGAATCTTGCGCAACCCTCACATACGCGAAGGACGTGCGCAAGGTCCGCAACCGGCCGATGGTGAACAAGACCTTCCAAACGCGCGCGAACCTGCTGGAGCAGAATACGATGCTGAAGCAGGAGAACGAGAAGCTGAAGGTGCAGATGGAGATGTGGGTGAGGAGCCTGCAGAGTGGCAACCCGCACGCCTCCGTGACAGACATGGTGGACTTGTTGCGTGTccggggcggcggcacggcggagGCTGGCGACCATCTGCTGCTGTCACCGCCGCGGTCGATGGCGCAGGTTGTCGAAGCGGAGCAGCGTCGTGCCGCCGGTGTACCGTTGGCCGCAGCCGGGTGCAACGAGGCTTTCCTGAccgccatcagcagcggtctgacagcgccgctgctAATATCGTCCCACCGCAAGTACACGAGCGTGGCGGGGATCGGGGGCTCGTGCATTGAGGGCGGCACCGTGCGCGTCTCCGCACTGGTGAAGGAGACGATGGAGTTCCCGCTGAGTCATGTTCTGCACCCGCTGCCGACGATGGCGGCCGGTGACACCTCGCACACCACCGACGAGGACAGCCATGGTGCCCAGAAGCGGCACATCACCATCCCGATGAATGCAGACGCGAGCTCGCTGGGGTGCGCGAGTGGTGAGGCCACGCAACGGTCGGACGCCGCAGGGgaggctgcagcgacggcggggGAGGTGATGGGCCTGGGGTCGCTGGTGCTGGAGCGCGTGGCTCAGCGCTCGTGCGAGCAACGGTACTATGTCCACTTCAAGCCACCCACCACTGCTGAGGGCCTCTCGCGCCTCATCGACGTCCAGGTCAATGGCAAGAGCATCGGGGCGAAGGGTCGGCGtgagctgcaccacggcgacGTGGTCTGCGCCTACCTCGAGGACGCGGCgaagatggaggcggcggcggccagcgcCTGTCTGCACACCCAAAGTCTCATCTCTTTCCACTACGTCGACCTCAACACGCTCTCGCGTGGCGCGAACGCGTCCATGACCGGCATGACCAGTGCCACGCTTGGCCAAATCGCGGTCTCGGTCGACCTCCCGGCGGACATGGAGAACCTCACCTTGGAGGGCATCAAGCAGTTGCAGCGCGACAACGCAAAGCTGCTGGACATGGTACGCCAGCAGGCAGAGACGATCGACTACCAGTGCGCCCACGCCAGCACGTCGATGATGCAGGCAGAGGACCTGCTGGGGGGCATCTCGCCGGTCGGCAGCCCTGGCTCCGGGTCGCCGAACCCGCGCTCGCTGGAGCCGAGCATCtcagcatcgccgccgccggagaCACACAAGATGGCCGTTGCCCTCGAAGCCTTCCGCCGCGTGTCcgtctccccctccatccGCGGTGGCTCCGTCATGCCAGCTGACCTGGAGGcggacgagctgctgcgtcgcgcgGCAACGCAGAGCGAGTCGAAGCAGCGCCTCGACAACGCCGTCCGCGAGAACCAGAAGCTGCATCGCACCGTCGTGTCGCGCAACGCCACTctggacgcgctggcgcgACGCcttgccgagctggaggctgGCGGGCCGCTCAACTCGCTGAACAGCCCATCGCCGTCCTCTTCCTTGGCGTCTTCTTCGTCGAACACCAGCCGCTCGGCTGATAGGGGCGACAATAGCGAGACGCTGGCCGGAAGGCGCGCTGATAGCGGCGAGGACGACACCGATATGTCGAGGCGCACAGGGGGCAACCGTGGCAGCCTCACATGCGTGTCCTCGCCTTCACAGATGCGCGCCGTCTCTGCGCAGCGTCGGGGCGAGGAAATTGTCGAGACCGACGAAGATGACGAGCCCCGGCCGGAACCCATCGGAGACGGCCAGAGGCGCATCGTGTACGAGAACGCTGAGGGCGCACGTGAGCGCTAtcaggcggtggtgcgggaGCGAGAGCAGTTTGATCGCATCCTCGAGCTGGAGGCTCTCATCGgtgagctgcgcgagcgaATCAGCGAGCTGGAGAGCCGCTTGCGCTTCTCCAAGGACGAgacgctggagcagcagatgTTCCGCGAGCAGGCCGAAGCAGAGCGTGACGCACTGCTCGAGGAGCTGGCGAACGCGCGTTGTGAGAACTCGGCGTTGCGCCGCGAGAACGTCAGCCTCGAAGGCTTTCTTGCCAGGGATGAGCAGGCGCTCGCGGACGCCGCGCGCCTCGCAGACGAAGAGCTGGAGCGGCAGACCGCCGTGCTGGCCGACCGTATCAAAGCACTCAAGGCGCTCTCCCGCATGTGGAAGCAGCGCACCATGAAGTATATCGCGATGGGCTAcggtgccggcagcgacgacaagcacgtcggcagcgctggGGCCGCGCACCTTGAAGCCATTCCATGGGACGACCTGCGCGCCGCAGAGACGGCTGCCATAGCGAAGCGGCGCCTTGGTGGGGGTGACGCGGACGCCTGTCCGATTGATGTGGCGCAGGCCATCGACGACTTTGAGAAGTCCACGACTGAGGACAACGTGCGCGCACTCGAGTACGCGTTGCTCAACTTTGAGCAGGAAAACCAGCGGCTGCTAGACGAGATCCGGCGCATcaaggcggagctggacgGGTTCAAGGGCCTCGTTGGGCGCCTCcgggcggagaaggcggaggcagagaagaCCCTGGCGGACGCGACGGACTccaccgaggaggagcgccgccgcatgcAGCAACTTCTGCGCAACACCAatgcgcagctggaggaggcggaggaaaATCTGAAGCGGACGCAGGCTCGCCTGGATGACGCGGTGGAGATGCGCGAGAGCAATAAGCGCAAGGCCGTGCGAAAcaatgagctgctgctgtctcaGCAGAAGCGTACTatcgaggagctggagaCGGAGCTGTGTCGTCTGCGTCGCGACCATGCggccaaggaggaggaacTCACGAACCTGACACGGTACATGCAGGGGCGTGATGcgctcggcggcgacggcgtggcgaAGAGCTGCGAGCTGCGCTCTCGCATCGAGGAGCTGGTCAGCGACTCGATGGAGGAGTACGATGCGCCGAACGGGTACTCGGTGTTCCCTGCGGGCTTTGAGTTCTCGGACGAGATGGTGTCACTCATCCGCATTTGCCTCCGTATCTTGCTTGACCGGCTCAAGATGGAGCTGTACGTGCTCAACGCGCAGAGCGTGCATAAATACCAGCTTCTGATCCACGCTGTGAAGGCGCGCACGGAGGCGCACTTTCACACCTTCatgcaccagctgcgcgacgccgtctCGCAGATGTCAGGGCGCATGTTGCGGCCTGGCAGCAAGTGGGGCCTGTCCGAGTCGGACGTCCTCTCAACCCTCGTtgatcaccgccgccgccaggtGGGCGATGCGCTGAGCGGTTTGCTGATCTGGTATGACCACTGGGACAACGCCCCCAAGACGGAGCATGTTGCCTACATGGAGCTGATCCGCAACGCCGACTGCATCATGCAGATGGCCCGCCTTGTGCGCCGTGAGAGCCTCCTGAATACGAATGCGACGTCCACCTCGCTGATGCCGATCCCCGGCAAGAGCGGCACAAGTGACACCTCGCTCCTCCCGGAGTCGTCGCGCCGCAATGATAAGACTGTAAAGGGGAGCTGCAAGATTCTCTCTCGCCTTGCGTCGTCCACCCGGCAGAGCAACCTGGCGCGCGCCGTGAATCAGTTCTCAGCGACGCCTTCACGAGCCACGATCACCGGCCGCGAggacgtcgtcggcgctaCGCCGTGCCCAGTGGAGCAGGGCGCAACCCCGTTCAGCCGCAGCGCAACGGTAGCGGCGCTGGCACTCTCGCAAAGTATGATCCCCTTTAGCAGAACAGCCACTGGCACGCACACCAGCGGGCACCAGCCGCCATCAGCTGCGAACCTGGAGAGCTGCTCGCTCTTCAGCCGTTGTCCCTCTGGGTTTCCGCGGGTGTCCGCCACGACGGTGACGGCTACCGGCCTCTCGCCTCGGCCGAACCCGTCAACGGTCACACCTATGCGACCCATAAAGCAGGccacgagcggcggcgctgcgacGCCTGCGGCTGTGTTGGCAACCGGTGCGTCACCCGCCGCTCTgacagcagccgcgcgcgccaACTACTCGCGCATGGCCTCCGCGGGCGTGCTGCCGGTGTTGGAGGCGGATGTGGCTTACGTGGCGAACACCGACGTCGCCGAGGCCGTGTCCATCAGCACCTATAACTTCTCCCGTCGCATGAgctcggcggcgggggccggtgaaggcgccgctgccgacaaGGGCGAGTCAGTGCGTCGGCCGAATCACCTCTTCTCCCGATGCCAGACGGCGATTCCCCACACGTCGGACtccgtgcagcagcagcagcagcgcgcactgCGTCGCCAGAACTCTGCCACGCCGGCCTCGCCCAAGgcccacagcagcgctggtgcgacTGGAACGCGCAGGCAGGTGAGCCGTGCAAAGGCAACGGAGGCGTTTGCGAGGTCGAAGACGCACTACACAGTGCCGAAGTCGACCGCAACGCTGGGTCGACCAAGCCGCCGCAGATCCGGCGTTCGGGTCAGCACCAACAGTAGCACTCGTAGCGCCGGCAGCCTCGGCGGGGGTTCGCTGCATGCGCGGCCATCCTCGTCGCAGCACAATGCGACGCGGCGCTCTGCCCTCTACAGTATTCCCACAGCGGAGCAGGCGCGCGGATCCGGCAAGGGCTGTGCGAGCATGCTGAGCAGCAACGCCACCACAAAGCCGTCTGCGGCGGAGATCTCGCTCTACAATTTGGACGTCATGAAGTCGCTGAGGGAGCGAAGCACGAGCGACGTGAACCGCCAGGTGACAACGGACAGCAAGCCCAGCTCGACTTCGAATAGAGTAGATCTCACGAATATCAGTAGCGTGCAGCCGAGGAAGGGCATGGTGCAGCGAGCTTCATCGTCGACCGGTACACGCGTGAGCGCTGGCCACGACACCACTCCGGTGGTGCCGAGACTCGATTTTGGGGCCCTGGAAGGAAAGCACTGA
- a CDS encoding putative 40S ribosomal protein S23 encodes MTKTNGQNAARKLVRLRCRNRWADKGWKRAHTFSARKANPFGGSSHAKGIVLEKIGVGAKQPNSAIRKCVRVQLIKNDKKIIAFVPNDGCLHFIEENDEVLVSGFGRSGHAVGDIPGVRFKIVKVSNVGLYALYRQKKEKPRN; translated from the coding sequence ATGACGAAGACCAACGGTCAGAACGCAGCTCGTaagctggtgcgcctgcgctgccgcaACCGCTGGGCCGACAAGGGCTggaagcgcgcgcacaccttCTCGGCCAGGAAGGCGAACCCCTTTGGTGGGTCGTCGCACGCCAAGGGTATCGTGCTGGAGAAgatcggcgtcggcgccaaGCAGCCTAACTCCGCCATTCGtaagtgtgtgcgtgtgcagctgaTCAAGAACGACAAGAAGATCATCGCGTTCGTGCCGAACGATGGCTGCCTTCACTTCATCGAGGAGAACGACGAGGTGCTGGTGTCTGGTTTCGGCCGTTCTGGCCACGCGGTCGGTGATATTCCCGGCGTCCGCTTCAAGATCGTGAAGGTGTCGAACGTCGGCCTGTACGCCCTGTACCGGCAGAAGAAGGAGAAGCCGCGTAACTAG
- a CDS encoding putative dynein arm light chain — translation MRTGSNRRHNNGSIGGKIESNSPSVANLQEAILQLLPQRASEEDAAAYIDVSGPVDANQTLIRYDIPYAPSDPKRSLKLRKSLGLGAEERVVDPNVRVVIDSFITPRRWVDASTGVVWVQHASPFPSSRIDAAETQERLHAQLEAHQARRTGTSPIRSLLVAECMLEVLRQVTAECWERGLLLLHVHSERVAAQAAHRRLFESRVGHAFRLALKGEKDVAKVEEDMAALKQRVELLGQEEADLRRLCSEFEQRAEEQVLIANKEHSDALTKLKREGVQKRAQLEQQLVIPANLQ, via the coding sequence aTGAGGACGGGCAGCAATCGCCGCcacaacaacggcagcaTTGGCGGTAAGATCGAATCGAATAGCCCCAGTGTAGCCAATCTGCAGGAGGCcatcctgcagctgcttccaCAGCGCGCTagcgaggaggatgccgcgGCGTACATCGACGTGAGCGGCCCAGTAGACGCCAACCAGACGCTCATCCGCTACGATATCCCCTACGCGCCCAGCGACCCTAAGCGGTCGCTGAAGCTGCGCAAGAGTCTCGGCCTAGGCGCCGAGGAGCGCGTCGTCGACCCGAACGTGCGCGTCGTCATTGACAGCTTCATCACGCCGCGTCGATGGGTAGATGCGTCGACGGGGGTGGTTTGGGTGCAGCACGCTAGCCCGTTTCCGTCCTCTCGTATCGACGCCGCGGAGACGCAGGAGCGCCTGCACGCCCAACTCGAGGCTCAccaggcgcgccgcaccggcaccaGCCCCATCCGTTCGCTCCTTGTCGCCGAGTGCATGCTGGAGGTACTGCGCCAAGTGACGGCGGAGTGCTGGGAGCGtggcctgctgctgctgcacgtacACTCGGAGCGGGTGGCAGCCCAGGCAGCACATCGACGCCTTTTCGAAAGTCGTGTCGGCCATGCCTTCCGTCTTGCCCTAAAGGGCGAGAAGGACGTGgcgaaggtggaggaggacatgGCTGCGCTGAAGCAGCGCGTCGAGCTGCTCGGCCAGGAAGAGGCAGACCTGCGACGCCTGTGCAGCGAGTTCGAGCAGCGTGCCGAGGAGCAGGTGCTCATCGCGAACAAGGAGCACAGCGACGCCCTTACAAAACTGAAGCGGGAGGGTGTTCAGAAGCGGGCACAGTtagagcagcagctggtgaTTCCAGCAAACTTGCAGTAG
- a CDS encoding putative T-complex protein 1, delta subunit, whose protein sequence is MSAAIVNRAASGAAAPRRKGNESKKDNNTQTDVRLSNITAAKAVADCIRTSLGPRGMDKMIIDPKGETIISNDGATILSRLQVTHPCAKMLVDLSKAQDIEAGDGTTSVAVLCGALLRAVEELLNKGIHPTQISESFNECAKLAEKVLEDMSIKIDIDDRDTLIKAAITSLNSKVISQNSDLLAPMAVDAVRKIIRNNGDVDMRDIRVTSALGGTIDDTELIQNGMVFKQKASRVAGGPTRIQDATIALIQFQLSPPKTDMESTVTITDYTQMDRALKEERKYLLGLCKAIKDAGVNVLLVQKSVLRDAVTAQSLDFLAKMKIMVVTDIERNDIDFITKTLGCMPVANLENLTKDKFGHAKTVIEEGTPSGKVIKIMGVQPPPPSSLNHELFGKTVCFFLRGSNSLMLEEAERALHDSLCVIRSIVKKRAIMPGGAAGEIEVCMQLGKYARERAEGMQTFCMRAYADAFEIIPYTLAENAGMQPISIVTELRNAHASGHVNSGVNVRKGCVTDMVEENVVQPLLVSTSAVRLASEAVMMILKIDDIIMTRI, encoded by the coding sequence ATGTCGGCCGCTATAGTGAACCGCGCTGCtagtggcgccgcggcgccgcgccgtaAGGGCAACGAGAGCAAGAAGGATAACAACACGCAGACAGATGTGCGCCTCAGCAACATCACGGCGGCCAAGGCCGTGGCGGACTGCATCCGCACCTCGCTCGGGCCTCGCGGCATGGACAAGATGATTATTGACCCGAAGGGGGAGACGATCATCAGCAACGACGGTGCTACGATCCTGTCACGGCTGCAGGTGACGCACCCGTGTGCCAAGATGCTCGTGGATCTGTCCAAGGCCCAGGACATCGAAGCTGGTGACGGCACGACGTCAGTCGCGGTGCTATGCGGCGCCCTTCTGCGCGCCGTCGAGGAGCTACTGAACAAGGGCATTCACCCGACGCAGATCTCCGAGAGCTTCAACGAGTGCGCCAAGCTGGCTGAGAAGGTGCTGGAGGACATGAGCATCAAAATCGACATCGACGACCGCGACACGCTCATCAAAGCAGCCATCACGTCGCTTAACTCGAAGGTCATCTCGCAGAACAGCGACCTGCTGGCCCCGATGGCGGTGGACGCCGTGCGCAAGATCATCCGCAacaacggcgacgtcgacatGCGCGACATCCGCGTCACGTCCGCCCTGGGCGGCACGATCGACGACACGGAGCTAATTCAGAATGGTATGGTGTTCAAGCAGAAGGCGTCGCGCGTTGCTGGCGGGCCGACGCGCATCCAGGACGCCACGATCGCGCTCATCCAGTTCCAGCTCTCGCCACCCAAGACGGACATGGAGAGCACCGTCACGATCACCGACTACACGCAGATGGACCGTGCTCTCAAGGAGGAGCGGAAGTATCTGCTGGGCTTGTGCAAGGCGATCAAGGATGCGGGCGTGAatgtgctgctggtgcagaagtcggtgctgcgcgacgccgtcacgGCGCAGTCGCTCGACTTTCTCGCCAAGATGAAGATCATGGTGGTGACGGACATTGAGCGCAACGACATCGACTTCATTACGAAGACGCTTGGCTGTATGCCGGTCGCGAACCTGGAGAACCTCACCAAGGACAAGTTCGGCCACGCCAAGACGGTCATCGAGGAGGGCACGCCGAGCGGCAAGGTGATCAAGATCATGGgcgtgcagccgccgccgccgtcgtcgctgaaCCACGAGCTGTTTGGCAAGACCGTATGCTTCTTCCTGCGCGGTAGCAACAGCCTCATGCTCGAGGAGGCCGAGCGCGCCCTGCACGACTCCCTCTGCGTGATTCGATCCATTGTGAAGAAGCGAGCCATCATGccgggcggcgcggctggcgaGATTGAGGTGTGCATGCAGCTCGGCAAGTACGCGCGCGAGCGGGCGGAGGGGATGCAGACGTTCTGCATGCGGGCGTACGCGGACGCCTTCGAGATTATCCCGTACACGCTGGCGGAGAATGCGGGGATGCAGCCCATCTCGATCGtcacggagctgcgcaacgcCCACGCGTCTGGGCACGTGAA